Proteins from one Triticum aestivum cultivar Chinese Spring chromosome 7A, IWGSC CS RefSeq v2.1, whole genome shotgun sequence genomic window:
- the LOC123150492 gene encoding uncharacterized protein, producing MPSSSSLYPEHRVVTAAELIAGNDAKETRATGAEGFASLLRTQDEVDALCDKYGVPKEFTARPAGDLRANSTPPPGAICVYARALEAGMRVPLRGFFREVLAHFGIAPAQLTPNGWRFMAGFLVLCESAGVPPSVAVFRRFFHLSIMDQKHEKGWYFFRSRRDITSLPNGGCKTTPGWRHEFFFLSSPEPWPCAVEWGEPSNGSFLDPALTVEENKSVVKLSAHGGAAVDLRNLLPAGRCRICAVVDLRNLLPATCPRRRRSNLAAASPPPRPSSCYKGMDPSVHDMMKTMPADKVAAQASASAKKRTWEEASGRHDGHTTDWDGGRELLQETVAPSLERAFAASEPSDGAAIRRAANCVLELGEKLVARERDAAALREQLEEAKAELAAAKWAADVELEKAQSELAAAGAELEKTKAELAAVEAEVVKTKAELSASLVEAELAAAKQAAEAVKTKAERAAAWEEVVKTKDELAAAEAELVQAKAELTAAKRAAETELVKTKAKLAAVEAELESAKAAAVQQFLASEEQVRQRAEDALEGYKRWRGHQAPAGRAA from the exons atgccttcctcctcctccctctaccCGGAACACCGCGTGGTCACCGCAGCCGAACTCATCGCCGGCAATGATGCCAAGGAAACGAGGGCCACGGGCGCCGAGGGCTTCGCCTCGCTCCTGCGCACCCAGGACGAGGTCGACGCGCTCTGCGACAAGTACGGCGTGCCCAAGGAGTTCACCGCGCGGCCCGCCGGCGACCTGCGCGCGAACTCGAcgccgccgccgggggccatctGCGTGTACGCGCGCGCGCTGGAGGCCGGGATGCGCGTCCCGCTGCGCGGCTTCTTCCGCGAGGTCCTCGCCCACTTCGGCATCGCGCCGGCGCAGCTCACGCCCAACGGGTGGCGCTTCATGGCGGGCTTCCTcgtgctctgcgagtccgccggcGTCCCTCCCTCGGTCGCGGTGTTCCGGCGCTTCTTCCACCTGTCCATCATGGACCAAAAGCACGAGAAAGGGTGGTACTTTTTCCGATCCAGGCGGGACATCACAAGCTTGCCGAACGGGGGTTGCAAAACCACCCCGGGCTGGAGACACGAGTTCTTCTTCCTCTCGTCGCCGGAGCCGTGGCCTTGCGCCGTGGAGTGGGGCGAGCCGTCCAACGGCTCCTTCCTCGACCCGGCGCTCACCGTTGAGGAAAACAAATCGGTGGTGAAGCTGAGCGCTCACGGTGGCGCCGCTGTTGATCTCAGGAACCTGCTCCCTGCTGGGCGCTGCCGTATCTGCGCCGTTGTCGATCTCAGGAACCTGCTCCCTGCTACGTGCCCACGGCGGCGGCGGAGTAACCTTGCTGCCgcatccccgccgccgcggccttctTCGTGTTACAAAG GCATGGATCCCTCCGTCCACGACATGATGAAGACTATGCCGGCGGACAAGGTGGCCGCGCAAGCGTCGGCGTCGGCAAAGAAGAGGACTTGGGAGGAAGCCAGCGGCAGGCACGACGGACACACCACAGACTGGGATGGCGGACGGGAGCTGCTGCAGGAAACCGTCGCGCCGTCGTTGGAGCGCGCGTTCGCGGCGAGCGAGCCTTCCGACGGCGCAGCGATTCGGCGG GCTGCGAACTGCGTGCTCGAACTTGGGGAGAAGCTGGTGGCCAGGGAGCGCGACGCCGCGGCTCTGCGGGAGCAGCTGGAGGAGGCAAaggccgagctcgcggcggcgaagtgggcggcGGACGTGGAGCTTGAGAAGGCACAGTCCGAGCTCGCTGCGGCGGGAGCGGAGCTGGAGAAGACCAAagcggagctcgcggcggtggaggcggaggtggtgaaGACGAAGGCCGAGCTCTCCGCGTCTCTTGTGGAGGCTGAGCTCGCCGCGGCAAAGCAAGCGGCGGAGGCGGTGAAGACGAAGGCCGAGCGCGCTGCGGCCTGGGAGGAGGTGGTGAAGACGAAGGACGAGCTCGCCGCCGCGGAGGCAGAGCTGGTGCAGGCCAAGGCCGAGCTCACCGCGGCGAAGCGCGCCGCGGAGACGGAGCTGGTGAAGACTAAGGCCAAGCTTGCCGCGGTGGAGGCGGAGCTGGAGAGCGCCAAGGCGGCAGCGGTGCAGCAGTTCCTGGCCTCCGAGGAGCAGGTGCGCCAGCGCGCGGAGGACGCGCTGGAGGGGTACAAGCGGTGGCGAGGTCATCAAGCTCCGGCTGGCCGTGCTGCCTGA
- the LOC123149970 gene encoding uncharacterized protein isoform X2: MPSSSGTSESWSRPDDLLDEPTRDRAPRTSDGGDDGDDDVSAERVASRLRKPGALRALCKRYAIPGGFAPVLAGGRSSCSTPPPGSVCVYLDALDAGMRLPLHPFFAAVLTHFGLAPGQLSPNGWRAMAGFVALSRSAGVDPSLAVFRHFFALCPFPPHGFYTLRGKDADGLLFARIRAKFVKGWKEDFFFLASSAPWPCPVEWGEPSRSSTFDPSLTVQEKAVADSLLRARGSSPIDLFAYLHHRNMGAASITGVSPPTPRATTAAARATAGKVTVKSEPDCKVPPCAPSLGKKRKLPEDRADGESSASGPSCPPGFSAPCKSPPATSKDGDWKAARRLLQGTVTPSRERELAASKPADVVASTYVSLLQTANEVAFSLGYALELEEKLRARERKADALQGELHRKLKARETETEALRAELRKAKAELDETAKAAAAREELWRKMKARERDTAEAEALRAELRKAKAVLAEAKADAGIAAAAARGLREELDRNVKARERDAAETDALRAELHKAKAELAATKAEAERAAAARWFWGSSREHARALAERELRGYERGLEDMRRAALHRYPYLDPALLFVPVRAPP, translated from the exons ATGCCATCCTCCTCCGGGACCTCGGAGTCCTGGTCGCGGCCGGACGACCTCCTCGACGAACCCACCCGCGACCGAGCTCCCCGCACCAGCGACGGAGGCGATGACGGCGACGACGACGTCTCGGCCGAGCGGGTCGCCTCGCGGCTGCGCAAGCCAGGAGCCCTGAGGGCCCTCTGCAAGAGGTACGCCATCCCCGGCGGCTTCGCCCCGGTCCTCGCCGGCGGCCGCTCCTCGTGCTCCACGCCGCCGCCCGGGTCCGTCTGCGTGTACCTCGACGCGCTGGACGCCGGGATGCGCCTGCCCCTCCACCCCTTCTTCGCCGCCGTGCTCACCCACTTCGGGCTCGCCCCGGGCCAGCTCTCGCCCAACGGCTGGCGCGCCATGGCCGGCTTCGTCGCGCTCTCCCGCTCCGCCGGCGTGGACCCGTCGCTCGCCGTGTTCCGGCACTTCTTCGCGCTCTGCCCGTTCCCGCCGCACGGCTTCTACACCCTCCGCGGCAAGGACGCCGACGGCCTGCTCTTCGCCCGGATTCGCGCCAAGTTTGTCAAGGGCTGGAAGGAGGACTTCTTCTTCCTGGCGTCGTCGGCGCCCTGGCCGTGCCCGGTGGAGTGGGGGGAGCCTTCCAGGTCCTCCACCTTCGACCCGTCGCTCACCGTCCAGGAGAAGGCCGTGGCGGACAGCCTGCTGCGTGCTCGAGGGAGCTCCCCGATCGATCTCTTCGCGtacctccaccaccgcaacatgggCGCGGCCAGCATCACCGGGGTGTCGCCTCCAACTCCTCGAG CCACGACCGCGGCCGCGCGCGCGACGGCAGGGAAGGTGACGGTGAAGAGCGAGCCTGACTGCAAGGTGCCGCCTTGTGCGCCGTCGCTTGGGAAGAAGAGGAAGCTGCCGGAGGACCGTGCGGACGGCGAGAGCTCGGCGTCGGGCCCCTCTTGCCCGCCGGGCTTCTCCGCCCCCTGCAAGTCGCCCCCCGCGACAAGCAAAGATGGTGACTGGAAGGCGGCGAGGCGGCTGCTGCAGGGCACCGTGACGCCGTCGCGGGAGCGCGAGCTCGCCGCGTCCAAGCCGGCCGACGTCGTCGCCTCAACCTACGTGTCACTGCTGCAG ACGGCGAACGAGGTGGCCTTCTCGCTGGGCTACGCTCTGGAGCTGGAGGAGAAGCTGAGGGCGCGCGAGCGCAAGGCGGACGCGCTCCAGGGGGAGCTGCACAGGAAGCTGAAGGCGCGCGAGACCGAGACGGAGGCGCTGCGGGCGGAGCTGCGCAAGGCCAAGGCCGAGCTCGACGAGAcggccaaggcggcggcggcgcgggaggagctgtGGAGGAAAATGAAGGCGCGGGAGCGCGACACCGCCGAGGCGGAGGCTCTGCGGGCGGAACTGCGCAAGGCGAAGGCCGTGCTCGCCGAGGCCAAGGCGGACGCGgggatcgcggcggcggcggcgcgcgggctcaGGGAGGAGCTGGACAGGAACGTGAAGGCGCGGGAGCGGGACGCCGCCGAGACGGACGCGCTGCGGGCGGAGCTGCACAAGGCGAAGGCCGAGCTcgccgcgaccaaggcggaggccgagagggcggcggcggcgcggtggttcTGGGGGTCGAGCAGGGAGCACGCGCGCGCGCTGGCGGAGCGGGAGCTGCGCGGGTACGAGCGCGGCCTGGAGGACATGAGGCGCGCCGCGCTTCATCGCTACCCGTACCTGGACCCGGCGCTGCTCTTCGTGCCGGTCCGCGCCCCCCCGtag
- the LOC123149970 gene encoding uncharacterized protein isoform X1: protein MPSSSGTSESWSRPDDLLDEPTRDRAPRTSDGGDDGDDDVSAERVASRLRKPGALRALCKRYAIPGGFAPVLAGGRSSCSTPPPGSVCVYLDALDAGMRLPLHPFFAAVLTHFGLAPGQLSPNGWRAMAGFVALSRSAGVDPSLAVFRHFFALCPFPPHGFYTLRGKDADGLLFARIRAKFVKGWKEDFFFLASSAPWPCPVEWGEPSRSSTFDPSLTVQEKAVADSLLRARGSSPIDLFAYLHHRNMGAASITGVSPPTPRAVRSDAAMEEATTAAARATAGKVTVKSEPDCKVPPCAPSLGKKRKLPEDRADGESSASGPSCPPGFSAPCKSPPATSKDGDWKAARRLLQGTVTPSRERELAASKPADVVASTYVSLLQTANEVAFSLGYALELEEKLRARERKADALQGELHRKLKARETETEALRAELRKAKAELDETAKAAAAREELWRKMKARERDTAEAEALRAELRKAKAVLAEAKADAGIAAAAARGLREELDRNVKARERDAAETDALRAELHKAKAELAATKAEAERAAAARWFWGSSREHARALAERELRGYERGLEDMRRAALHRYPYLDPALLFVPVRAPP, encoded by the exons ATGCCATCCTCCTCCGGGACCTCGGAGTCCTGGTCGCGGCCGGACGACCTCCTCGACGAACCCACCCGCGACCGAGCTCCCCGCACCAGCGACGGAGGCGATGACGGCGACGACGACGTCTCGGCCGAGCGGGTCGCCTCGCGGCTGCGCAAGCCAGGAGCCCTGAGGGCCCTCTGCAAGAGGTACGCCATCCCCGGCGGCTTCGCCCCGGTCCTCGCCGGCGGCCGCTCCTCGTGCTCCACGCCGCCGCCCGGGTCCGTCTGCGTGTACCTCGACGCGCTGGACGCCGGGATGCGCCTGCCCCTCCACCCCTTCTTCGCCGCCGTGCTCACCCACTTCGGGCTCGCCCCGGGCCAGCTCTCGCCCAACGGCTGGCGCGCCATGGCCGGCTTCGTCGCGCTCTCCCGCTCCGCCGGCGTGGACCCGTCGCTCGCCGTGTTCCGGCACTTCTTCGCGCTCTGCCCGTTCCCGCCGCACGGCTTCTACACCCTCCGCGGCAAGGACGCCGACGGCCTGCTCTTCGCCCGGATTCGCGCCAAGTTTGTCAAGGGCTGGAAGGAGGACTTCTTCTTCCTGGCGTCGTCGGCGCCCTGGCCGTGCCCGGTGGAGTGGGGGGAGCCTTCCAGGTCCTCCACCTTCGACCCGTCGCTCACCGTCCAGGAGAAGGCCGTGGCGGACAGCCTGCTGCGTGCTCGAGGGAGCTCCCCGATCGATCTCTTCGCGtacctccaccaccgcaacatgggCGCGGCCAGCATCACCGGGGTGTCGCCTCCAACTCCTCGAG CCGTACGATCTGATGCCGCCATGGAGGAAGCCACGACCGCGGCCGCGCGCGCGACGGCAGGGAAGGTGACGGTGAAGAGCGAGCCTGACTGCAAGGTGCCGCCTTGTGCGCCGTCGCTTGGGAAGAAGAGGAAGCTGCCGGAGGACCGTGCGGACGGCGAGAGCTCGGCGTCGGGCCCCTCTTGCCCGCCGGGCTTCTCCGCCCCCTGCAAGTCGCCCCCCGCGACAAGCAAAGATGGTGACTGGAAGGCGGCGAGGCGGCTGCTGCAGGGCACCGTGACGCCGTCGCGGGAGCGCGAGCTCGCCGCGTCCAAGCCGGCCGACGTCGTCGCCTCAACCTACGTGTCACTGCTGCAG ACGGCGAACGAGGTGGCCTTCTCGCTGGGCTACGCTCTGGAGCTGGAGGAGAAGCTGAGGGCGCGCGAGCGCAAGGCGGACGCGCTCCAGGGGGAGCTGCACAGGAAGCTGAAGGCGCGCGAGACCGAGACGGAGGCGCTGCGGGCGGAGCTGCGCAAGGCCAAGGCCGAGCTCGACGAGAcggccaaggcggcggcggcgcgggaggagctgtGGAGGAAAATGAAGGCGCGGGAGCGCGACACCGCCGAGGCGGAGGCTCTGCGGGCGGAACTGCGCAAGGCGAAGGCCGTGCTCGCCGAGGCCAAGGCGGACGCGgggatcgcggcggcggcggcgcgcgggctcaGGGAGGAGCTGGACAGGAACGTGAAGGCGCGGGAGCGGGACGCCGCCGAGACGGACGCGCTGCGGGCGGAGCTGCACAAGGCGAAGGCCGAGCTcgccgcgaccaaggcggaggccgagagggcggcggcggcgcggtggttcTGGGGGTCGAGCAGGGAGCACGCGCGCGCGCTGGCGGAGCGGGAGCTGCGCGGGTACGAGCGCGGCCTGGAGGACATGAGGCGCGCCGCGCTTCATCGCTACCCGTACCTGGACCCGGCGCTGCTCTTCGTGCCGGTCCGCGCCCCCCCGtag